The segment AGCCGACGATGCCGGGGAAGAGGGGCTCGCGCGCCCTCAGGCGGACCAGGAGGTTCTGGCGCAGCTCGTCCCGCACGGAGCGGGTGCGGAGGAGGGAATCGTCGTAGGGACTCCGGCGAAGCTCGCCTAGCGTTCGGGGACGTTGGGAACCTTTCTGCATGTCTCCTCGCCCGACCGCGCCCGGAGGGGCGGTCGGTCCCATGAAGTCTAGTCCCGCGGCCGGCGATTGTCAAAGGGACCGCGGGGTGTTAGAAGGGCCCCGCTGCCGACCTCGAGGGCTCGCTGGCCGCGCTGCTGCGGGCCGGCTCCGAGATTCCCGTTGAATTGCCCCCCCGGGGGTCGGTAGACTGAGGCCGCCGGGCAACCGGCAGGGGGGAGGGGGGAGGGATGTCCACCGATGCGATGAAGATCGTGCTCGTCATTGACGATGACCCGACGATGATCGAGATGGTGAAGGATTTCCTGGAGAGCCACGGCTATCATGTGATCCCGGCCAGAAACGGACAGGAGGCGCTCGGCAAGGCCGAGATCTCCAAACCCGACGTGCTCATCGTCGACGTCATGATGCCGGGGATGGACGGCTACGAGACGTGCCGTCACCTGAAGCAGGACGCCCGGCTGAGCGGGGTGCCCATCATCATGTTTACGGCGGGCACCGACCCCAAGTTCCACGAGCGAGCGTTTGCGGCCGGAGCCGACTTCTGCCTCGCCAAGCCCTTCGAGATCGACCGGTTCCTGAACGTGGTCCGCATGGCCGCGGCCAAGAAGGCGAAGCCCGCGACCGCCTCCTGAACGTCCCGACCCCACCTGGGCCTACCACCTCCGGGCAGCCAGATCCCTCTTCGCACCGGCATCTCAGGTCGGCGGCATAGAGGTTGCACCCTCCCCCCCCGGCTGCAGGCGGCGGCTCCCGCCTGCACGGAAAGGAGACAGGGTGCTGCCGGCCACGACGCCAGGTCAGGAGCAGGAGCAGCTCGCGGGCCCCCCGGCGGACCGGCTCGTGCCGGACCTGGAGGCTCTCGTCGCCTTCCTCGAGCACCACGTCGGCAACGCGCTTCAGGTGATCACGACCGCCTCGCAGCTCGCCCAGGCGGATCCCACCTATCGGCCCCAGTGGCTCGCCATCGAGCAGAGCTGCGACCGAATCGCGGCCACGGTCCAGGCCCTGGCCAATACGCTCCACAGCCGCCGGAGCAGCAGCCCGCCTCCGACCGACTGAGATGAGGGGGCCCATGAGCTGGTTGCGCGCCATCTGGTCCGGCCTCCCCTACGACCCCCAGGAGCCCCGCCCCTGTCCCCGGTGTGAGGTGACCATCACCTGGGGGGACGCCCTCTGTCCCCACTGCGGTATGATCGTGCGCTTAGAGGGTCGGCAGGCGCCCGCTCACCGCGCGGATCCGGAGCCCCCCGCCGGCCGTCCCTGAGCGTTTTCCCACTTTACACGCTCCCGCCGTTCGCATAAGATCCCGAACTAAAGTCTGGCGCCCGGCGGGGCGCCCGGGTCGTCCACCCCCCATCCAGGAGGAGAAGCGCATGCGCAAGGGGCGGGCAGCGGGGCGGAAGGGGGCGAGGGGGAAGGCCGGGGCGGCAAAGAAACCGGCCCGGAAGCCGGCCAGGGGAGCGAAGGGCGCGAAGGCTGCCGGGCGCAAGCCGGCCGCCGCCAAGAGCGCCCCCCGGCCAGCGGCGGCACCGGCCGCGGGAGGCGGGCGGATGAAGGAACTCGAGACCGAGCTGGCCCGCTGGCAGACCCTCCACAGTCAGGTCCAGGAACAGCTCCGCCAGCGGGACTCCTCCATCGCCTTCAAGGAGAAGGAGATCCTGGACCTCCGCAAAAAGGTGGAGGAGCTGGCGCAGGCCCAGAAGGGGAAGGGCCCGGCGGGGTAACGGTCGCAGGACCGCGGAGAGGCCAGACCGGCCAATTCGCAGAGAGGCTGGAGCGGCGGGGACGCCGGACCCCGCATCCAGCCTCTCTCCTTTTCCGGGAGGGGAGCGCGGCATGGGGGTGAACGGGGCCGATCTGGCCGGTTTACGGCAGGCCTGCCTCACCGGCGGGGCCTACCCGCGGGTCACGGCCAGCCTGGTAGCCCTGCATGCCGCCGCCCCCTATGCGGTCTGGTGCGAAGCCTTTGCCCCTCTCGAGGCCCGGGAGCCGGTGAGCCGGTACCGGCTCCTCCTGGCCGAACGGGGGAAGGCGCACGAGACCCGCATCCTCGGGCTCCGCCATCCCGGCCTGGCGCCGCCCCCCTTCCCCACGGAGGAGGCCGGCTTCCGCCTCGCCCTGGACCAGATGGCCGCGGGGGTCCCCGCGCTGGCGGGCCTGCCCCTCCTCTACCTCCCCGAGGGGCTCGCGGGGCGACCCGATCTGCTGGAACGGGTCGAGGGGAGCGCCTCCCGGTTCGGCTCCTTCGCCTATCGGGTCGTCGAGGTCAAGTCGGCACGGCGCCTGGACGAGGCCGATCTTGTGCAGGCGGCGTTCTATACCTTCCTTCTGGGCAAGATCCAGGGCGCCGAACTGCCCAGCGTGACGCTGATCAACCGGGACGGGCAGGAATTCGAGCACGCGATGGAGGCACTCAGGCCTCGTCTCGAGGTGGCCCTGCAGGGGACCCGGGCCATCCTGGCGGGCCGACTGGTGCCGGAGCCGATCCACGGCCAGTGTCCCTGGCCCTGGACGGCGTACGCGGACGGCCAGGCGGCGGCGGGCCAGGACCTCTCCCTCCTTCCGGGGGTGGGGAAGGCCACCCGGGAGACCCTCCGCGCGGCCGGCCTGAGGACTCTCGGCGACGTTGCCGCCGCAGAGGCGAAGGTCCTGGCGGGAGTGCCCCGGATCGCACCCGGGAAGGCCCGGACCCTGCGGGCCGCCGCCGCCGCGCTCCTCACCGGACAGCCGGTGCGGCTCGGCCCGGGGCGCGTCCCCCTGCCGGCCGCCCCCGTCGAGATCTTCGTGGACCTGGAGGGGGCCGAGGCGGCGGACGAGACCGGGGCCCTCCTGCCCTGCGAGTACCTCATCGGGACGCTGCTCCGGCGGGCCGGCGAGGGGAGCTACCGGCCCTTCCTGGCCACGCGCCT is part of the Candidatus Methylomirabilis sp. genome and harbors:
- a CDS encoding response regulator encodes the protein MSTDAMKIVLVIDDDPTMIEMVKDFLESHGYHVIPARNGQEALGKAEISKPDVLIVDVMMPGMDGYETCRHLKQDARLSGVPIIMFTAGTDPKFHERAFAAGADFCLAKPFEIDRFLNVVRMAAAKKAKPATAS
- a CDS encoding TM0106 family RecB-like putative nuclease, producing MGVNGADLAGLRQACLTGGAYPRVTASLVALHAAAPYAVWCEAFAPLEAREPVSRYRLLLAERGKAHETRILGLRHPGLAPPPFPTEEAGFRLALDQMAAGVPALAGLPLLYLPEGLAGRPDLLERVEGSASRFGSFAYRVVEVKSARRLDEADLVQAAFYTFLLGKIQGAELPSVTLINRDGQEFEHAMEALRPRLEVALQGTRAILAGRLVPEPIHGQCPWPWTAYADGQAAAGQDLSLLPGVGKATRETLRAAGLRTLGDVAAAEAKVLAGVPRIAPGKARTLRAAAAALLTGQPVRLGPGRVPLPAAPVEIFVDLEGAEAADETGALLPCEYLIGTLLRRAGEGSYRPFLATRLAEEERMAAEFVAFCEAHSEAPLYHWHSYERTHLGKLFARHGIAAGRVAAILQRLTDLHRLATRAVAFPVPGTGLKPVAKALGFSWRLPGVDALESIVLFLDYISDPARHADALTRILSYNEDDCRATAFVKDWLAALA